The following is a genomic window from Miscanthus floridulus cultivar M001 chromosome 14, ASM1932011v1, whole genome shotgun sequence.
aaacatctctttggctttggctttggctttgattgttggtgttgagcttgagccttcttcttctctacacttgccatatatccaatgccacttctatccatcttcatgacggtattcatgagtagctcactttggagatgcttgcctctagcaaacttgctcaatcccaccttgagatgctctttctccatcttgagcttcttgttctcttccttgagaagatcattgttcttctcctccttgagtttcttgacttcttcttttaacttctcattctcaaggatcacctctttgtcatgatcaagagtttctagcacaatggtgttgtgacttttcatttcttcaagatctttcatgagcttctcattgttactcttgagcttgacatactcatcatggtcattgcactcaaccacttgcttgcccttgctactagatccatgctcaatgctttcatcaattaaatcatcacatgaggtagctatatcaatcttaacaacatggttagtagcatcatgtggctcatttggtaagaattcttgtgcaataataagggtatcataattgatctttagagttgcatattcatcttttagcttattgtgactagtgataagctcattgtgcacccactcaagtttatcatttttatctttaagctctttcttagaagatttgagctccttgagtttggatgatatagaatcatttgtttctttgagctcatcattagccttttctaatgtgtcacatttagctaagagtgaatcatttttagcatcaagtttttcatttgtagctctactctttctaatgatcttagtatattttcttagtattttaacaagatcatcataagtaggtgagtcatcatcatcactatcactatcatcatcactagcatgttcatcatcactactatcatcactcttagttaccttgcgttcacctttggccataaggcataggtgtgtagaggatgatggcgatggtggtggtgaagatgcaagatcaatagcaatggcggccaccttttcatcgtcactatcatcatcggatgatccacttgatgaatcaatatccgtgagccaatcaccgacaatataggccttgccactcttcttcttcttgtagaactccctctttttgccatctctcttcttgtatggcttgttcttcttcttttcatcttcatcacttgaatcatctttcttgcccttgttcttgaacttgtctttcttgggctttgtgcattgatgagctagatgaccaagttcgccacaattgtagcaatccatctcggagattggctttcttcttgagctagtgaagaacttcttcttcttgccatcaaacttgatgccactcttgtttagcctttttagcatcttggtggtcttcttcaccatgagggcaaggctttcttcatcatcttcatcacttgagctctcatactcaagtcttgctttgcccttgtcttggctagctttgaatgctaagtccttctctttcttctttgtagaggatgagccatcttgtggtgtgatgtgcatgtacatctcatgagcattgatctttcccaagatttgtgtcggtgtagcggcggaaagatcaccttgatgtagcacggtcacaatgtgcccatatttgtcaatggggaggacactcaagatttttctcacaacgtcggatggtgacatttgagtgagtccaagcccattgacttcctctacaagaacattcaatcgagaatatatctcattagcactttctttgggaagcatctcaaaagaatttagctttttaatcacaagatgatagcgttcctcacgctcactcttggttctctcatggagcgcacaaacgtccgaccatagagcatgggcgtctttgtggttccttacacgattgaacacctctttgcaaaggcctctaaaaatggtgttgtgagcctttgcattccatttctcataattcacttcatcgccttgaagttgtgcggcattcctaggtgcggggaacccttgagaggcggctctaagaattccaacatctagagcttctaagtatgcctccatgcggattttccaatatggaaaatcatctccctcaaagataggaggaggtccatccccgtgagacatcttgctctaagcgattaaggttaaaaacgtgagcacgaggctctgataccaattgaaaggatcaagatgcccaagagggggggtgaattgggctaattctaaattttctttcaataatcaaatcctacggatagcccaattagccccttgtgcctagaaaagtgtttatatcaaactaatgcacaacaacctcgcaacctaagttccaaacttactctagcaagcaattctatggatgtaaaaacaagtattgaattgctcaaagtaaatgctcaaagtaagtgctcaaagtaaatagagagagaaaggaatgcggcgatgttttgccgaggtatcggagagtcgccactccccactagtcctcgttggagcacccgcgcaagggtgtagctcctccttgatccgcgcaaggatcaagtgctctctacgggttgattcttcgacactccgtcgcggcgaatcacccaaagccgctcacaacttgagttgggtcacccacaagctccgccgggtgaacaccaaactcccaatcaccaccaagccgtctaggtgatggcgatcaccaagagtaacaagcacgaactctcacttgaccacgcgaagcctaatgagaagatggatgcacactttgctactcttgatttgctagtgaggctactctcttggattctcaaatcaaaaacacctcactaggatcttgctcttcttggcactcacaaacgtgtttctcagctgttggaatgagcaaaggatgctccactcacgagtggagcttctatttataaggcagcctgaaaaacgaaccgttatgagcttctgcgggatgaccggacgctccggtcgtgatgaccggacgctccggtcagttcaacccgcgaaccagtagtaacgagtcgaccggacgctggcagggtccggtcagcactgaccggacgcgtccggtcgcataaaacccttactggaaccttactggactcgaccggacgctgaactctcagggtccggtcagcactgaccggacgcgtccggtcactttttcccaagtctggacccttactggagtcgaccggacgctggccctcagcgtccggtcacatgaccttccagcgtccggtcacaccagacttaatcacctcagtcaaacgaactgaccggaccctgcggccagcgtccggtcgcaccggaaccagcgtccggtcagtgtttgaccctccattcacttccaactttcgaacatatgtgaatgaagtttgctccaaacgatcttaggcattcataggagctacctagagctagttttaacaagtgtgcaccacacctaactcactagactcaactaggtcaagctacccgttcataccccccttcatagtacggccaaaggaaaaacaaagtcctaaactactctaagtgtctttccaactccaatcgacactaagaactagtcatccttaaccttgtcgtccatcctttgaaaaccgaaacgatttccatcgtaggggcatgacaacctcgattgcccaatcgatctccattaccatgacctaacttaactgcctctgcaaaacacacgttagtcatagtaatcttgtattgacattaatcaccgaaatccaactaggggcctagatgctttcagcactTCGCCAAGAATTCTCTATGACAGACATGGGGCATCTTCACCATTTTATGGGTGGCAGTGTTAAGCGCAGAGGTGATAGTTTATTTCTATCTCAGAGACAGTACATGCTGGACATTCTGGACCACGCCGGTATGAGTCACTGCAAGCCAAGCAGCACTCCTGTGGACACTCACTCCAAGCTTTCTGCTGATGGTGTTTCAGTCGCTGATCCAAGTCAGTATCGCAGTCTTGCCGAGGCTCttcagtacctcaccttcaccaGACCAGACATTGCGTATGCTGTTCAGCAGGTCTGCCTGTACATGCATGACCCCCGGGAACCTCATTTGAGCGCTCTGAAGCGCATTCTCCGGTACCTTCAAGGTACATTGGATCTCGGTCTACACCTCCACTGGACCTCTCCAGCTGATCTCACTGTTTACACCGATGCAGATTGGGCGGGCTGTCCTGACACACACAAATCCACCTCAGGTTATGCAGTTTTTCTCAGGGACAATCTCATCTCTTGGTCGTCCAAGCGTCAGCCTACATTGTCTCGGTCCAGTGCAGAGGCGGAATATCGAGCAGTCGCGAATGGAGTCGCCGAAGCCTGTTGGTTGCGCCAACTTCTGATAGAGCTTCGCTACCCACTCCGTCGTGCTACAGTGGTCTACTGCGATAATGTCAGCGCCgtttacctctccaccaacccggTTCAGCATCAGCGAACCAAGCATATTGAGATCGACCTGCACTTCGTTAGAGAACGAGTCGCCCTCGGTGAAGTCCACGTCCTGCACGTTCTCACTTGGTCCCAGTACGCCGACATCCGTGTTCACGGAGTTTAGGTCCAGTCTCAATGTTCGCGGTGCTTCCAGTTCAGACTACGGAGGAGTGTTGTAATGTAATATGACGTGTGGGTCTACCTAGCCTCCCACAAtgcctctatatatatatatatatatatatatatatatatatatatatatatatgtaaacaCTAATGTATCGAGTATTCCCTAATCCTACTCTTTCACACGTAGAATCAGAATCGGCCAAAGTCCTAGCTTTGGAGAAAGTCCCACCGATTCCCCAGCCGCCTCACCCTTCGCCTTGTCGCCGTACTCACTGGCGCCCACACCTCCCTGGTCCTTCTCCACACCGGCGCTCACgcctccttcctcttcctccttgcTCGAGTGTTGTTGTCTCGCCTCGCTCGAGCGCCCGCACCTTCCTCCTCCTTGCTTGCTCGAGGTTGAAGGATCTGCATATGCTTGGCCACCGGACGCCGGATCTGGACTGACCCCACCGGTACACCATCTCGGAGTAGCACGACCtttcccgccgccgccggagtTGCTACGCGAGCGACACAGCTTTGACAAAGCCGGACTTGCACTTGCTACCAATGACCGGCTCCTTGAGAAGAAAGGTTCACCGTTGTCTAATGCGCGGACGgcctctctcctcttcctccttggTGAGCCCCACCTTGGCCTCGGCCTCATCTGGCTCTCTCGAACCAAAACGGGAAGTTTTTTCACACTACGCTTCTTCTGAAATCTGGCTTACAGAAAAATCAAGTTTAGAAGAAAAGCTCCTATAAAAAACTGTCCCAAACATGGCCCAAGTGGCGGGGTGACTGAGTGGCAGAGTAATTGAGTAGCTGAGTGACAGAGTGAGTGGCGGAGTGGCTCATTGCTTGAGTGCCCAAGTGATTAGATCGAGTTACCAAGTGTCTGATTGGCCGAGTGATCCAGTAGCCGAGAGACCGAGTGATCGAGGACTGAGTGGCCAAGTGACTAAGTGGCTTGGTGGCTGAGATGATCGAGTCATCGACTGACTAAGTAAAGTGACTAATTGGCTAAGTGGTCGAGTGATTGGGTGATTGAGTTATTGTGTTCGAGCTAGTGACTGGGTGGCCAAGTGACTAAGTGGCCGAATGCCTGAGTGGCTCATTTTCTGAGAAAATTGGTTCCTTGGCCCAAAAAAAAAGTTAGTGAGAGTGGCAAGTGACTAAGTGACCGAGTGTCAGAGTGGTTGAGTGACCAAGTGACTAAGTCAGTGAGTGGCAAGTGACTAATTATTAAGCGGCTGAGTGGCTTAGTGATTGAGTGATCGAGTGACCAAGTGACTAATTGGCCGTGACCCCGTGATTGAGTTACTAAGTGTACAAGTGCGTGAGTGTCTAATTGCTTGAGCGACTGAGTGATCGAGTAACCGAATGGTTGAGTTATGGAGCGACCGAGTGGTTAAGAAAACAGTCATGATATCTCATCAACAAAATAATTTAGAAATCACATCTTACTATAATAATGGACACGCCGATTATCACAACAATAAACATGTGTGTGCCACACGTGCACGACTACTAGTTTTCTCAAAATGTATACGCTGCACACATTTTTTTTTCCATAAATCACCAAAAAATCGTTATTTCCCAATTGTGTACCGATATGTACTAATATAGTGCAGTGCACACACGTATGGAACATAATTTTCCCATTTCATATCTTCACCTCCGTCCCACGTATGTTTGATGGCGATCATTTCTGGCGATGTTTAGCTGAAATCGCTGCCGAAATGAAGCTTGTTACCAAGGACCAATAGACCATTGCTCCTCGGAGGATGATAATGCGTGCAAAGATCAGCAACGCCTGATTCCCCATTCTAGCATACAACGCTCTTGCTACTGCGCGGCCTCGCAATGGGTCCATGAATCCGCAGAGAGACACAACAGACGCCACCACACAGATCGCAGTTGCAGTCATATAAGCCACCGGAGCCAGAGTCACGTACAAGCCTAACGCAAAGGCTGTGCCCAGGCTTGTGACCGAACCAAACGCGAAGAACATGGCTATGTCGAAGGGCCAAATGCGCAACGGGACATCGACGATAGCTGTCCCAGAGTACATGAGGTTGATGGTAGCCATGCCGGCGCAAGCGAACGCCAGCGAGTTGGCGGCGATGAACGCGTCAAAGACGTATCTCCCAGACAGATTTGGCTTGCCATTGTCGCCATAGTCTCCAGGTAGAGTGAAACTTGCAGCAAATGCCACACTTGCCATGAGCACTGAGCCGAGGCCCAGAGTCCGCGTGGAACTTGTCATTTTCTTTGATTCTTCCTTTTCATCCGGTGGCTTAATGTACTGTTCTTCAAAGTGATCCATCCGACGGTTACCGTGCTTAGCATGACAAAACTTTAATGCGCTATTGATCAAGAATCTGGgattctgaaaaagaaaaaacacacacacacacacacacacacacacacacacacacacatatatatatatatatatatatatatatatatatatatatatatatatagttctatatatagggagagtatattcagcaaaataagttattatgtagccatctccatttacgataattttatatactaatttacgataatgtcaatacatatttacgatagttggattactataacacatggagatatttaccataacgttatagtaaaccacttagtaaggagttactataatctcataaattaacatagtaattatcgtaactcaaaggggctacagaataagttatttttgtagccagctacagggtagtagttatatatatatatatatatatatatatatatatatatatatatatatgctatcaGTATTATATTCAGTATGAATATGAATATACTGCTTACCCAAGAACAAAAAGATCCATCACGAATATTACTATCCGACAGGTCTAGAGGAGTTTCCCCATTGTTTAGTTATATTTAAGTTCACCTGCAGGTTCTCCAAGAGTAAGCAAAATATGTCCCGAAACCCAAGTTTTACTGCCAAGTGTAGTGCAGTGTTCCCATCATTGTCCTGCATGTTCCAAATCCACGACAGCGACGGAGTTTTGCAAGCATGCGAGAGGCTACATGCCATCGCTTCTTCTCGACAGCGATGTGAAGGAAAGTTCTTCCTCTCGTGTCACGCAGCCCAGCGATGTTGGGACACTTCTGCAGAAATGTGACAACGGCCTTGTTCGATCCTATGCTGGCAGCAATGTGCACTGGGAATAGCCCCTCGTTATATGACTGAAA
Proteins encoded in this region:
- the LOC136503204 gene encoding uncharacterized mitochondrial protein AtMg00810-like, with amino-acid sequence MGHLHHFMGGSVKRRGDSLFLSQRQYMLDILDHAGMSHCKPSSTPVDTHSKLSADGVSVADPSQYRSLAEALQYLTFTRPDIAYAVQQVCLYMHDPREPHLSALKRILRYLQGTLDLGLHLHWTSPADLTVYTDADWAGCPDTHKSTSGYAVFLRDNLISWSSKRQPTLSRSSAEAEYRAVANGVAEACWLRQLLIELRYPLRRATVVYCDNVSAVYLSTNPVQHQRTKHIEIDLHFVRERVALGEVHVLHVLTWSQYADIRVHGV